A window of the Oryza brachyantha chromosome 5, ObraRS2, whole genome shotgun sequence genome harbors these coding sequences:
- the LOC102722116 gene encoding uncharacterized protein LOC102722116 — protein sequence MALTSAQRIALTVSFFGLLAFLLGVVAENKKPPYGTPIKGKDVVICKFPSDPTIAMGSLSVVSLVLAIIVGHAAIFYPYKGKSVPRGALFQSASLSVFFIIAELVSGLAFAMLLWATVTEALHRTSNIHRDLDTQCPTAKTGLFGGAAFLALDAALFWLVCQMLALNARSDYLDEDDKGDYGQVYASDVEGSKV from the exons ATGGCTCTCACTTCGGCACAACGGATTGCTCTCACTGTCTCTTTCTTTGGCCTTCTGGCGTTCCTGCTTGGTGTCGTCGCAGAAAACAAAAAG CCTCCTTATGGAACACCAATCAAAGGAAAAGATGTTGTCATCTGCAAGTTCCCAAGTGACCCAACTATTGCAATGGGAAGCCTCTCTGTGGTTTCACTTGTGTTAGCCATCATCGTAGGGCACGCCGCCATCTTTTATCCATACAAGGGAAAGTCTGTTCCTCGTGGAGCATTATTTCAAAGCGCCAGCTTATCTGTTTTCTTCATTATTGCTGA GTTGGTCTCAGGTCTGGCGTTTGCAATGTTGCTCTGGGCAACGGTCACCGAGGCTCTTCACCGCACCAGCAACATCCACCGTGACCTGGATACCCAGTGCCCTACCGCAAAGACTGGCCTCTTTGGAGGAGCTGCTTTCCTGGCCCTCGATGCTGCTCTCTTCTGGCTTGTTTGCCAGATGCTAGCCCTGAATGCAAGGTCTGACTACCTAGATGAGGATGACAAGGGCGATTATGGCCAGGTTTATGCTTCGGATGTCGAAGGCTCAAAGGTCTGA